From one Melopsittacus undulatus isolate bMelUnd1 chromosome 16, bMelUnd1.mat.Z, whole genome shotgun sequence genomic stretch:
- the CSRP1 gene encoding cysteine and glycine-rich protein 1 — protein sequence MPNWGGGKKCGVCQKAVYFAEEVQCEGNSFHKSCFLCMVCKKNLDSTTVAVHGEEIYCKSCYGKKYGPKGYGYGQGAGTLSTDKGESLGIRYEEGQSHRPTNPNASRMAQKVGGADGCPRCGQAVYAAEKVIGAGKSWHKSCFRCAKCGKSLESTTLADKDGEIYCKGCYAKNFGPKGFGFGQGAGALVHSQ from the exons ATGCCGAACTGGGGCGGAGGGAAGAAGTGTGGTGTCTGCCAGAAGGCCGTGTACTTTGCCGAGGAAGTGCAATGTGAAGGCAACAGCTTCCACAAGTCCTGCTTCTTGTGCA TGGTCTGTAAGAAGAACTTGGACAGCACCACTGTTGCTGTGCATGGAGAGGAGATCTACTGCAAGTCCTGCTATGGCAAGAAGTACGGTCCCAAGGGCTATGGATacgggcagggagcagggacccTGAGCACTGACAAGGGCGAGTCTCTGGGCATCAGATATGAAGA GGGCCAGTCCCACCGACCCACCAACCCCAACGCATCCAGAATGGCCCAGAAAGTCGGAGGTGCTGATGGGTGCCCTCGCTGTGGCCAAGCCGTGTATGCAGCCGAGAAGGTGATCGGAGCTGGAAAG TCCTGGCACAAGTCCTGCTTCCGCTGTGCCAAGTGTGGCAAAAGCCTGGAGTCCACCACCCTGGCAGACAAAGATGGGGAGATCTACTGCAAAG GTTGCTACGCCAAGAACTTTGGTCCCAAAGGCTTTGGCTTcgggcagggtgctggggcgCTGGTCCACTCGCAGTGA